AAATGAGATCGGATTGTTTTTCATCACAAAAGAGAGTGGCGTAAGTGCTGGCGTTAGGCGTATCGAGGCTGTTTGCTCAAGAGCTGCGCTAAATTTAGCAAAGTCATTTAGAGCTGAGATTGATGAGTTAAAAGATGAGCTAAAGAGCACCGAGCCAATAAATGCGGTCAAAAAGCTAAAAAATGAACTAAGAGTTTTAAAAGACAAACTAAAAAATGCTAAAAATTCTCATGAGCTAGTCTATTTAGATATAAATAAAACCAAACTTTGCGTCACAAGCGTAGATGGTGGAGATATAAAAACTTTAATAGATGAGTTTAAAAACGAGCATGAAAGTGCTGCTATTTTACTGATCCAAACAGATGAAGAGGGTAAAATTTCTCTTGCAGCTGGCGTTAAAAATGCTCCTTTAAAAGCAGGTGCTTGGGTAAAATTTGCAGCGCAAATCCTAGGTGGCAATGGCGGTGGCAAAGATGACTTTGCAACAGCCGGTGGCAAAGATGCATCAATGATAGAAGATGCGATAAAAGATTCACTTGAGTATGCAAGGCAAGCTTTAGAAAAATGAGTCATTACGATATAGCTTTTATAAAATTTGACCAAGTAGTACTATTTTTGCATGTGTGCTTTGTAGCTCTTTTTGTGGGGCTACAAGCCGGTCTTGTACTTGTTGGAAGCTACTTTATAAAAAATAAATTTGAAGACAAGGAACGCTATCACATCTTACTTCACATTATAAGACGCTTTGGCATTGCGATTTTTATACTAATCCTTTGCGTAATAGCGACAAGTGTGGTTATAATTTTTGGATTTTATGATGCAAATTTGACAAATCCTATGGCAAGTGCGATGGTAGCAACAAAATGCGCAATAGAACTATTTTTGCTATTAAATTTAAGCTATATATTTTATAGATACAAAAAGGCCTTAAAAGCACTAAGATCGCATGAAATGATCGAGCTAAACGAAAGTTTGATCGTTATAATTTATTATTTTACACCGCTAAATTTATTAGCTTCTCTAGCAGCCATTTATCTTGGCATAAGCTATAAGGTATTTTTATGATAATACTCGCTTCAAGCTCGCCAACAAGGGCAAATTTATTAAAAGATGCTGGTATAAATTTCACTCAAATTTCTTTCCAGTTTGACGAGAGCAAGATAGAAAAAAATGTAAAGCCTGAAATTTATGTCCAAAATGTCGTAAAAGCTAAAAAAGAGCAATTTTTAAAAGAAAACATGGGTCTTAAAAATTTACTCTTTGCAGATAGCTGTGTGGCGTGTGGAGATAAAATTTTAGGTAAAGCAAAGGACGAAAAAGAAGCGATTGCCATGCTAAATTTACAAAGCGGTAACGAATGCAGCGTCTATACGGCGATGATATTTTTAGGCGAATTTGAGCTTATAAACGTAAGTAGGACTACGTATAAATTTAAAAAATTTGACGAGCATGACCTTAATGAATACATAAAAAATAATGAGTGGCAAGGCAAGGCTGGAGCCATGACGATAGAAAATTTTAATAAAAAATACATCACCTCCCAGCACGGCGAGACCAGCACAGCAATGGGACTAAATTTAAAAATATTAAAGGCATTTTTATGAAATATATCTTGGCATTTATCTTTATAGTTGCCATTTCGCTTGGCGGAGCATTTTTATATTTTTATTCACAAGTTAGATTTGATGCTTACGCTATTATTGATTATAAACCAAAGCTTACAAC
This DNA window, taken from Campylobacter concisus, encodes the following:
- a CDS encoding 3-isopropylmalate dehydratase, whose translation is MSHYDIAFIKFDQVVLFLHVCFVALFVGLQAGLVLVGSYFIKNKFEDKERYHILLHIIRRFGIAIFILILCVIATSVVIIFGFYDANLTNPMASAMVATKCAIELFLLLNLSYIFYRYKKALKALRSHEMIELNESLIVIIYYFTPLNLLASLAAIYLGISYKVFL
- the maf gene encoding septum formation inhibitor Maf — its product is MIILASSSPTRANLLKDAGINFTQISFQFDESKIEKNVKPEIYVQNVVKAKKEQFLKENMGLKNLLFADSCVACGDKILGKAKDEKEAIAMLNLQSGNECSVYTAMIFLGEFELINVSRTTYKFKKFDEHDLNEYIKNNEWQGKAGAMTIENFNKKYITSQHGETSTAMGLNLKILKAFL